In one window of Arctopsyche grandis isolate Sample6627 chromosome 6, ASM5162203v2, whole genome shotgun sequence DNA:
- the Gr43a gene encoding gustatory receptor 43a, with amino-acid sequence MKNSCSNRIKTFSDNILFNLRKRRKPTKISPLQDESAGACAAVVGGAHAFVLVVSRATGLAPLGFARLAGSTRARSARWLLNISRLHCIISCLVLTFLVCFSLLGLARELRTGPTESVRMRSMTARVVGSCDVLAVITTSAVGVYGAPARGRRILRVLKLLATVDNSLGFKVIHSQERNSCLVIVAILVAWTSLLIDDFSLYANQAKLKNMQYFLLQNYLAFYLLYYVVVMLEVQFAFTAHSIYLRLKRLNDVLTETGRKLSLIREPTDRLQKTKEVFTIKVRPSGIGGPKKFGALVDSLGLIADENKLTSQEPAECIRRLSELHGTLCAAAREVDASFGLPVLIILISTLLHLIVTPYFLILEMGGAHRPHYLVLQFLWCTAHALRLLLLVEPCHRTKNEAAKTGDIVGEMLGHWETSNSILRRLELFSRQLLHRTPNFTALGVCNLDRPLIASVTAAVTTYLVILIQFQKQDDLDTERKE; translated from the exons ATGAAAAACAGCTGCAGTAACAGAATCAAAACCTTTAGCGACAACATCCTTTTTAATTTAAG GAAGAGGAGAAAACCTACCAAAATAAGTCCACTACAGGATGAGAGTGCGGGCGCGTGTGCAGCTGTCGTTGGAGGCGCGCACGCGTTCGTGCTCGTGGTTTCTCGTGCAACTGGTCTCGCACCTTTGGGATTTGCACGACTCGCGGGCAGCACGAGAGCGCGTTCAGCACGATGGCTATTGAACATCTCCAGGCTGCATTGCATCATCAGCTGCCTAGTCCTTACATTTTTGG TCTGTTTCAGCTTGTTAGGGCTAGCACGCGAGTTACGCACTGGACCCACTGAGTCGGTGCGTATGCGCAGTATGACAGCTAGGGTTGTCGGTTCTTGTGATGTTCTAGCTGTCATCACAACATCAGCTGTCGGTGTATATGGGGCTCCAGCACGTGGTCGTAGGATTCTACGTGTGCTCAAATTGTTGGCAACG GTCGACAACAGTCTCGGCTTCAAAGTGATACACTCTCAAGAGAGGAACTCTTGTTTGGTTATTGTAGCTATTTTAGTAGCCTGGACGAGTTTACTAATCGACGACTTCAGTTTGTACGCCAATCAAGCTAAATTGAAGAATATGCAAT aTTTCTTGCTCCAAAACTATTTGGCATTTTATTTGTTGTATTATGTTGTCGTTATGCTTGAAGTGCAATTTGCTTTCACGGCACATTCCATATATCTTCGACTGAAAAGATTGAACGACGTTTTGACTGAAACTGGTAGAAAATTATCACTCATTAGAG AGCCGACAGATCGGTTGCAGAAAACGAAAGAAGTTTTTACCATCAAAGTTCGACCATCTGGAATAGGTGGTCCGAAGAAGTTTGGAGCTCTCGTTGATTCTTTGGGTCTAATCGCAG ATGAGAACAAACTAACATCTCAAGAGCCGGCCGAATGCATAAGACGTCTTTCTGAATTGCATGGCACATTGTGTGCAGCAGCTCGCGAAGTCGACGCAAGTTTTGGACTTCCTGTTCTCATTATATTAATCAGCACTTTGCTCCACTTGATTGTCACACCGTATTTCTTGATACTAGAGATgg GTGGGGCACATCGTCCTCATTATCTTGTGCTCCAGTTTTTATGGTGTACTGCGCATGCTTTACGACTTCTACTCTTGGTAGAACCTTGTCACAGGACGAAAAATGAG GCGGCAAAGACTGGAGATATAGTGGGTGAAATGCTGGGACATTGGGAAACTAGCAACAGTATACTAAGGCGTTTAGAATTGTTTTCTCGACAACTTCTACACAGGACTCCAAATTTTACCGCTTTAGGAGTTTGCAACTTGGATCGTCCTCTTATCGCTAgc GTAACGGCAGCAGTAACGACGTACTTAGTAATATTGATACAATTTCAAAAGCAAGATGATTTAGACAcagaaagaaaagaataa